A window of Cottoperca gobio chromosome 16, fCotGob3.1, whole genome shotgun sequence contains these coding sequences:
- the rpz4 gene encoding rapunzel 4 yields the protein MANQLQQLVADRKDMVETVMEVFEHGAEMVASIAGDLFPIFAIAAPIVKLALDNVESKEAVFMKEQFQKVRDRLEGVSEEIQRINDEIKKSGLDAVYFPVEENITNQFRKYMDILNAKPKFREVKKKLFLDHFSKTGGDKNLITLYNSVTGENFSGESVLEITLNYEEKSRRPVEDFCARLKKLFCIGLIALLGHAALKGYDEEDALLKEWGEKMNTVQAKMNTVIEDCIISFPKQAEMDSRQLVRDESNLTHQQLADAIVEKLKKKYDWVGWSVRIFKSPSGLFANKKDYHCPTGKSRFQVPSSDEKLNVWVSYSSSPEPVDKNHIQQLIQSQKKVTVVSVAEVLFEKLPGACVVHTVKTSKDLACSWSFTDELYYWQEHKNFYVSVHSA from the coding sequence ATGGCAAACCAGCTACAGCAGCTTGTAGCGGATAGGAAGGATATGGTGGAGACTGTGATGGAAGTGTTTGAACATGGAGCTGAAATGGTGGCCAGTATCGCCGGCGACCTTTTCCCCATTTTCGCCATCGCTGCTCCCATTGTTAAACTGGCTCTGGACAATGTGGAAAGCAAAGAGGCTGTGTTCATGAAGGAGCAGTTTCAGAAGGTGAGAGATCGTCTGGAGGGGGTATCCGAGGAGATTCAGCGGATCAACGATGAGATCAAGAAGAGCGGATTGGATGCTGTGTATTTCCCCGTGGAGGAGAACATCACTAACCAGTTCAGGAAGTACATGGACATTCTCAACGCCAAACCCAAGTTCCGGGAGGTCAAGAAGAAGCTTTTCCTGGATCATTTTTCCAAGACCGGCGGTGACAAAAACCTTATCACGCTCTACAACTCTGTGACGGGAGAGAACTTCTCTGGGGAATCTGTGCTCGAGATCACACTGAACTACGAGGAGAAAAGTCGCCGGCCGGTGGAGGACTTCTGCGCCAGGCTGAAGAAGCTCTTCTGCATCGGGCTCATCGCACTTCTGGGCCACGCCGCTCTGAAGGGATACGACGAGGAGGATGCGCTTCTGAAAGAGTGGGGCGAGAAGATGAATACTGTCCAGGCTAAAATGAATACTGTCATTGAAGACTGCATCATCAGCTTCCCCAAACAGGCTGAGATGGATTCCCGTCAACTGGTGCGAGACGAGTCAAACCTAACCCACCAGCAGCTCGCTGACGCTATCGTAGAGAAACTAAAGAAGAAGTATGACTGGGTGGGCTGGTCCGTGCGTATATTCAAGTCCCCTTCAGGCTTGTTTGCCAACAAGAAGGATTACCACTGCCCGACAgggaagagtcgcttccaggtCCCTTCATCAGATGAGAAACTCAACGTCTGGGTGTCCTACAGCTCCTCGCCAGAGCCTGTGGATAAGAATCACATCCAGCAGCTGATCCAGAGTCAGAAGAAAGTCACGGTGGTGAGTGTAGCAGAGGTCCTGTTTGAGAAGCTGCCCGGCGCCTGCGTGGTCCACACGGTCAAAACCAGCAAAGACCTGGCCTGCTCCTGGAGCTTCACAGATGAGCTCTACTACTGGCAGGAGCACAAAAACTTCTACGTCAGCGTCCACTCGGCTTGA
- the rpz5 gene encoding rapunzel 5 → MNSVADWVVQNRDKIEKGVEIMGQAAEVLAATVGQLHPILEAVFMASSEILSNPDSKEARYLTEQFELVNRQLEGVQDEIDKIALELQKTSMNKQNFDREAQMLSQYEKFQDFVNAKPKFKEKKMEKFLSHYENTDADLNLDALYNAVIGESTSGDPILETVVTTEQRSRRAVEDFCARLKKLFVVGIIAVMGYSALKKGVVGEEMVKKWQGRMEDVETKMKAAVDDCTENFADQAKLDMELQLQKNPGTVNQDFTKSLLDSLVKKYDWVNWSIRAFNNSERIFFFNWLAGKKCHGSGGTNWFDILTNSEIKVVVSFCVDPKPINKIQIQEQIESQKMTGNMMAVAQALNKSFPNCLVHAVSHYKEVVQSNNFHEDCYYYGKQKRAYMCIHSE, encoded by the coding sequence ATGAACAGTGTGGCAGATTGGGTCGTGCAGAACAGGGACAAGATCGAGAAAGGTGTGGAGATCATGGGGCAAGCCGCTGAGGTGCTCGCTGCCACTGTGGGCCAGCTTCACCCCATCTTAGAGGCTGTGTTCATGGCCTCATCCGAGATACTCAGCAACCCGGACAGCAAAGAGGCTCGCTACCTGACTGAGCAGTTTGAACTGGTCAACCGGCAACTTGAAGGCGTCCAAGATGAGATTGATAAAATTGCCCTGGAGCTGCAGAAGACGTCAATGAACAAGCAAAACTTCGATCGAGAGGCGCAGATGCTCAGCCAGTACGAAAAGTTCCAGGACTTTGTCAACGCCAAACCAAAGttcaaagagaagaagatggagaagttCCTCAGCCATTACGAGAACACCGATGCCGACTTGAACCTGGACGCCCTCTACAATGCTGTCATTGGGGAGAGCACCTCAGGAGACCCAATACTGGAAACGGTTGTGAccacagagcagagaagcaGAAGGGCAGTTGAGGATTTCTGTGCGCGGCTGAAGAAGCTTTTTGTGGTGGGCATTATCGCCGTCATGGGCTATTCCGCCCTCAAGAAAGGGGTGGTCGGGGAGGAGATGGTGAAGAAGTGGCAGGGACGGATGGAGGATGTGGAGACAAAAATGAAAGCGGCTGTGGATGACTGTACAGAGAACTTTGCCGATCAAGCCAAGCTGGACATGGAGCTCCAGCTTCAGAAGAATCCCGGCACTGTCAACCAGGACTTCACCAAATCCCTTCTGGATTCACTTGTTAAGAAATACGACTGGGTGAACTGGTCAATCAGGGCCTTCAACAACAGCGAgcgcattttctttttcaactgGCTGGCAGGAAAGAAGTGCCACGGAAGTGGAGGAACGAActggtttgacattttgaccaACAGCGAGATCAAAGTGGTGGTCTCTTTCTGTGTCGACCCCAAGCCCATTAACAAGATTCAGATCCAGGAGCAGATTGAGAGTCAGAAGATGACGGGGAACATGATGGCAGTGGCTCAGGCGTTGAACAAGAGCTTCCCCAACTGCCTGGTCCATGCTGTCAGCCATTACAAGGAGGTGGTGCAGTCCAACAACTTCCATGAGGATTGTTACTACTatggaaaacaaaagagagcCTACATGTGTATCCACTCCGAGTAG